One Brassica oleracea var. oleracea cultivar TO1000 chromosome C7, BOL, whole genome shotgun sequence genomic window carries:
- the LOC106307024 gene encoding exocyst complex component EXO70B1-like: protein MGEFEVDGEEKLIVAAEYLVQELRSNKSLTRNAKKVLGSLLSELSRVVIISEEIEQRLNLVCEKITAREVDETMIWDLGSDAGNEFLGAVNELRGLIDRLDGTTEEEVSLRKAHDVLQTAMARLEDEFKHLLVEHAVEEGSMASFGAASTEDLVPGRNSEDHIVVDLIRPEVISDLKNIADAMIASGYDRECIQVCTTVRKEALDEFLYDHEVEKLSIEDVLKMDWATLNTNIKKWVRVMRNIVQMYLVSEKSLNSQIFGELNEIFVDTVKAPVMQLLNFGEAVSIGPRQPEKLLRILEMYELVSELLPEIDSLFSDHHLGLSVRTEYREVMRRLGDCARATFLEFKSAIASDVSSHPFPGGAVHPLTNYVMNYLMALTDFSQTLDSLLMEHEDGEDLAIPPSPPDVINQVEEEFPYDSPEKFVAMKRHFYSIASVLEANLQVKSKLYRDVSLRHIFLLNNLHYMTRKVLNSELKHIFGDRWNRKHTWKFQQQATEYERATWLPVLSFLKEDGSGSGSGSGSGSGSRNLRPRERFQGFNSAFEEVYKAQTGWLISDERLREDVRTKASMWVIQAYWTFYSRHKNSVSERYIKYITDDLEKLLLDLFAGSPKSLSNSYRR from the coding sequence ATGGGAGAGTTTGAGGTAGATGGAGAAGAGAAGCTGATTGTTGCTGCAGAGTATCTCGTTCAGGAGCTTAGATCCAACAAGAGCCTCACCAGAAACGCTAAGAAGGTTCTGGGGAGTCTCTTGTCAGAGCTATCTCGTGTGGTGATAATCTCCGAAGAGATTGAGCAGAGGCTTAATCTCGTTTGCGAGAAGATCACGGCTCGTGAGGTCGACGAAACCATGATCTGGGACTTGGGTTCGGACGCAGGCAACGAGTTTCTGGGAGCTGTGAATGAGCTGAGAGGTTTGATCGATCGTTTAGACGGAACAACAGAGGAGGAGGTCTCTTTAAGAAAAGCTCACGACGTTCTTCAAACAGCAATGGCGAGGCTCGAGGATGAGTTTAAGCATCTTCTTGTTGAACACGCCGTGGAAGAAGGCTCCATGGCTTCTTTCGGCGCCGCTTCCACTGAGGATTTGGTTCCTGGAAGAAACTCAGAGGACCATATAGTGGTTGATTTGATTAGACCTGAGGTTATATCAGATCTCAAGAACATTGCAGACGCTATGATTGCTTCAGGGTACGACCGCGAGTGTATCCAGGTATGTACAACGGTTAGAAAAGAGGCTCTAGACGAGTTTCTCTATGACCATGAGGTCGAGAAGTTGAGTATTGAAGATGTTTTGAAGATGGATTGGGCTACGTTGAATACAAACATCAAGAAATGGGTTAGGGTTATGAGAAACATCGTCCAGATGTATCTCGTTAGCGAGAAGTCTCTCAACAGTCAGATCTTCGGGGAGCTAAACGAGATCTTTGTCGATACGGTGAAGGCTCCGGTGATGCAGTTGCTCAACTTTGGCGAAGCTGTGTCTATCGGTCCGCGGCAGCCCGAGAAGCTGCTTAGGATTCTCGAGATGTACGAGCTGGTGTCCGAGCTTTTACCTGAGATAGATTCTCTCTTCTCTGATCATCATCTTGGTTTATCGGTTAGAACGGAGTACAGAGAAGTGATGAGGAGGCTAGGCGACTGCGCGAGAGCGACGTTTCTTGAGTTCAAGAGTGCCATTGCTTCTGATGTTTCCTCTCATCCTTTCCCTGGAGGAGCGGTTCACCCGCTTACCAACTATGTTATGAACTACCTCATGGCGTTAACGGACTTTAGCCAAACGCTGGACTCGCTTCTCATGGAGCACGAGGATGGAGAGGATCTCGCAATACCTCCTTCGCCGCCTGATGTTATCAACCAAGTGGAAGAAGAGTTTCCCTACGATTCGCCGGAGAAGTTTGTGGCGATGAAGCGACATTTCTACTCTATAGCTTCGGTTCTTGAAGCTAACCTTCAAGTGAAGTCGAAGCTGTACAGAGACGTCTCTCTGAGACACATCTTTCTCCTCAACAACCTACACTACATGACCAGGAAAGTGCTGAACTCCGAGCTGAAACATATCTTTGGCGATAGATGGAATCGAAAACATACGTGGAAGTTTCAGCAGCAAGCAACGGAGTACGAACGTGCCACCTGGCTCCCTGTCCTTTCTTTCCTCAAAGAAGACGGTTCTGGTTCTGGTTCTGGTTCAGGATCTGGTTCGGGTTCGAGAAACTTGCGTCCTAGGGAGCGGTTTCAAGGGTTTAATTCTGCGTTTGAGGAAGTGTACAAGGCGCAAACAGGTTGGTTGATATCGGACGAGAGGCTGAGAGAAGACGTGAGGACGAAGGCGTCCATGTGGGTGATTCAAGCGTACTGGACGTTTTACAGTAGACACAAGAACAGTGTGAGTGAGAGGTATATTAAGTATATCACTGATGATCTTGAGAAGCTCTTGTTGGATCTCTTTGCTGGTTCTCCTAAATCCTTGAGCAATTCTTACAGAAGGTGA
- the LOC106301818 gene encoding ninja-family protein AFP3-like: protein MSEAEKREDGKIYRNIPRPISRDLLQSFVSKKNKNMSVEDGEVEIELDLGLSLNGRFGVDPLAKTRLLTRSSSIPDFVVNDGRSELLSRTCSLPVETEEWRKRKELQSLRRLEAKRKRSEKQRNVRVLREKHKTGAGGGEEKIVEEGSIGSSGSGSSGLSEPDNTPPPPPVQAKTNKTIETSPSSAAPVARNIIEDMPCVSTTGDGPNGKKIDGFLYRYRKGQEVRIVCVCHGSFLSPAEFIKHAGGSDVTHPLKHIVVNPSPFL from the exons ATGTCGGAAGCTGAGAAAAGGGAAGACGGGAAGATCTACCGGAATATTCCCCGACCAATCTCCAGAGATCTGTTGCAGAGTTTCGTGTCCAAGAAAAACAAGAACATGTCTGTTGAAGACGGAGAGGTAGAGATTGAGCTAGATTTAGGGCTTTCTCTCAACGGTAGGTTTGGTGTTGACCCACTAGCGAAGACCAGGCTGCTCACGCGTTCATCTTCCATTCCTGATTTCGTGGTCAACGATGGTAGATCGGAGCTGCTGAGTAGGACTTGCTCGTTGCCTGTTGAGACGGAGGAGTGGAGGAAGAGGAAAGAGTTGCAGAGCTTGAGGAGGCTCGAGGCCAAGAGAAAGAGGTCTGAGAAGCAGAGAAACGTGAGAGTGCTTAGGGAGAAACATAAAACTGGAGCTGGAGGAGGAGAAGAGAAGATTGTTGAAGAAGGATCGATCGGATCTTCTGGAAGTGGTTCCTCTGGTTTGTCAGAACCCGACAACACTCCTCCTCCTCCTCCTGTTCAAG CAAAAACGAACAAGACGATAGAAACAAGCCCATCAAGTGCTGCTCCGGTGGCCAGAAACATCATAGAAGACATGCCATGCGTGTCGACGACAGGAGATGGACCGAATGGGAAAAAAATCGATGGGTTTCTGTATCGGTACAGGAAAGGACAGGAGGTGAGGATCGTGTGTGTGTGCCATGGAAGCTTCCTCTCACCGGCAGAATTCATTAAGCATGCCGGTGGTAGCGACGTGACTCATCCCTTAAAGCACATCGTTGTAAATCCATCTCCCTTCTTGTGA
- the LOC106303906 gene encoding putative methylesterase 11, chloroplastic, with protein MGNLCSLFAPPKPVKKRRPIKKRQPSLSGSGSGPNTNRLNRFRSSSSRRDNKFDDAVTTEQALAAAAILSRQQKSGGSLPFERSASQRHPVSGSKKNQLPRSSSTRSRSSTDPLLQPHQFLNQGVKLDDLETNHFILIHGGGFGAWCWYKTIALLEEDGFKVTAIDLAGCGINSFNINGISSLSQYVKPLTDILEKLPIGEKVILVGHDFGGACMSYVMELFPSKISKAVFLAAAMLTNGQSTLDMFSLQAGQNDLMRKAQIFIYTNGNEHPPTAIDLDKSLIRDLLFNQSPSKDIALTSVSMKSIPFAPVLEKLSLSDGNYGSVRRYYIETLEDNAIPVTLQENLISSSPPEKVYRLKGADHAPFFSKPQALHKLLLEIARIRPT; from the exons ATGGGAAACCTCTGTTCTCTGTTTGCTCCGCCGAAGCCCGTGAAGAAGAGACGACCCATCAAGAAGCGGCAACCATCTTTATCCGGGTCGGGTTCTGGTCCTAATACCAACCGGTTGAACCGGTTCAGGTCGTCTTCCTCTAGGAGAGACAACAAGTTCGACGATGCCGTGACTACGGAGCAAGCGCTTGCCGCTGCTGCCATTTTGTCCAGACAGCAGAAAAGCGGCGGATCGCTGCCGTTTGAACGGTCCGCGTCGCAACGTCATCCCGTTTCTGGCTCGAAGAAGAATCAGTTGCCTCGGAGCTCCAGCACTAGGTCAAGATCCTCCACGGATCCTCTGTTACAGCCTCATCAGTTCCTTAACCAG GGTGTTAAGCTAGATGACTTGGAAACAAACCATTTTATCCTCATCCATGGAGGAGGTTTCGGTGCTTGGTGTTGGTACAAAACCATTGCGCTCCTGGAGGAAGATGGTTTCAAAGTTACCGCCATAGACTTAGCTGGTTGTGGTATCAACTCGTTCAATATAAATGGCATCTCCAGTTTGTCACAATACGTGAAGCCACTTACTGATATTCTTGAAAAGCTTCCCATAGGAGAAAAG GTGATCTTGGTCGGTCATGATTTTGGTGGAGCATGTATGTCTTATGTTATGGAACTGTTTCCTTCAAAGATTTCAAAAGCTGTTTTCCTCGCTGCAGCGATGTTAACTAATGGACAAAGTACACTCGATATGTTCTCGCTTCAG GCAGGTCAGAATGATCTAATGCGAAAAGCTCAGATTTTTATCTACACAAATGGTAATGAACACCCTCCAACGGCCATTGACTTAGACAAGTCTCTTATCAGAGACCTTTTGTTCAACCAAAGCCCTTCAAAGGATATTGCATTGACTTCTGTATCAATGAAGTCAATACCATTCGCTCCGGTTCTTGAGAAACTCTCTCTCTCAGATGGTAACTATGGTTCAGTGAGACGGTACTACATAGAGACGCTAGAAGACAACGCTATACCAGTGACTCTCCAGGAAAACTTGATCAGTAGTAGTCCACCTGAAAAGGTTTACCGGTTAAAAGGCGCTGACCATGCTCCTTTCTTCTCCAAGCCACAAGCTTTGCATAAACTTCTGCTTGAGATCGCCAGGATTAGACCAACTTAA
- the LOC106303981 gene encoding protein RALF-like 27, translated as MAKSIFFFFLPVSLLLLLAEASTTAAAVNATSGLRYGGCAPGDTVGECITAEIEEDGVEAVVRRILRQQGRKLSYAGLQKQKPVSNCKIVGNCIGKANQKNAPCTYYNRCKRATS; from the coding sequence ATGGCTAAATCAATTTTCTTTTTCTTCTTACCCGTCTCACTTCTGCTTCTTCTTGCGGAGGCTTCGACAACTGCAGCTGCAGTGAACGCCACAAGTGGTTTGAGATATGGCGGATGTGCTCCCGGAGACACCGTTGGAGAATGCATAACGGCGGAGATTGAGGAGGATGGAGTTGAGGCTGTGGTGCGGCGGATTCTGCGACAACAGGGGAGGAAACTAAGCTACGCAGGCCTGCAGAAGCAGAAGCCAGTTTCTAACTGTAAGATCGTAGGTAATTGCATCGGAAAAGCTAATCAGAAAAACGCACCTTGCACTTACTACAACAGATGCAAACGTGCCACTAGCTAA
- the LOC106303144 gene encoding uncharacterized protein LOC106303144 produces the protein MSMKNPPAKDQTFGGKTVLLGGDFRQILPVIPQGSRADTVLASISHSYLWNICHKFALKVNMQVNQDEKEFSEWLLKVGEGRLESVEEDEDDDYHEQLIILDNSLVQESKDDSLKQVVDAAYGDVNKIKASQSSYTDRTILTP, from the coding sequence ATGTCTATGAAAAATCCACCTGCGAAGGATCAAACTTTCGGCGGCAAGACAGTTTTGCTAGGTGGTGATTTTAGACAGATCTTACCAGTAATTCCACAAGGTAGTAGAGCTGATACTGTCCTAGCTTCAATAAGTCATTCATATCTATGGAATATCTGCCACAAGTTCGCTTTAAAAGTAAATATGCAAGTCAATCAGGACGAGAAAGAATTCTCTGAGTGGCTTCTCAAGGTCGGGGAAGGTCGTCTAGAATCGGTAGAAGAAGATGAGGATGATGACTACCATGAACAATTAATAATTCTCGACAACTCATTGGTCCAAGAGTCTAAGGATGACTCTTTAAAACAAGTTGTCGATGCCGCATATGGAGATGTCAACAAAATAAAAGCCTCCCAAAGTTCTTACACTGATAGAACTATACTTACACCCTGA